The Campylobacter hyointestinalis subsp. hyointestinalis nucleotide sequence GGTATGAGCTCACGCCATTTAAATATGATAGCAATAGGCGGAGCTATAGGCACTGGACTATTTGTAGCTAGTGGAAATACGATAGCAACAGCAGGTCCTGGTGGCGCACTTTTAGCTTACGCACTTATCGGTTTTATGGTTTATTTGCTTATGCAAAGCCTTGGGGAAATGGCTACATATATGCCAGTAGCTGGAAGCTTTGAAGAGTATGGAACAAGGTTTATCAGTCCATCATTTGGATTTGCCATCGGTTGGAATTACTGGTTTAACTGGGCGATAACTGTTGCTGCTGAGCTAGTCGCAGCAGCTATAATAATGAAATTTTGGTTTCCAGACGTTCCATCTACACTTTGGTCGGCCCTATTTTTAAGCGTTATCATAATTATAAATTATTTTAGTTCGGGTGCTTTTGGCGAAAGCGAGTTTTGGTTTGCACTTATCAAAGTTTTAGCGGTTTTGGCATTTATACTGCTTGGACTTGCCATGATATTTGGTATTATGAACGGTCATTCAGGCGGTTTTTCAAACTGGACTTTGATCAGCGATAGTGGAGAGTCTGCGCCATTTGTCAATGGCTGGTTTGGAATACTTGCGGTATTTATGGTAGCTGGATTTAGTTTTCAAGGAACCGAGCTAGTTGCAGTAGCCGCAGGTGAAGCTAAAAATCCTGAAAAAAGTATACCAAAAGCGGTAAATGCTATATTTTGGCGAATTTTACTTTTTTATATTTTTGCGATTGCAATTATAGGAACTTTAGTCCCATTCACTGATCCAAATTTACTTAGAAATAATGAAACAGACATAGCTCAAAGCCCATTTACTATGGTATTTGACAGAGCTGGTATAGCATTTGCAGCTAGTGTTATGAACGCAGTCATATTTACGGCTATTTTTAGTGCAGGAAACTCAGGACTTTACTCAAGTACAAGAATGCTTTACGCCCTAGCCCATTCAGGTAAAGCCCCAAAGATATTTGGTAAAACAAATAAAAGAGGCGTTCCTATCTACGCGCTTATAGCTACTGCGATCATCGGAGCGGCTTGTTTTTTTACATCATTTATGGGAGATGGATCGGCTTATAGTTGGCTTATAAACGCTTCTGCGCTTGCAGGTTTTATCACATGGATAGGCGTAGCATGGGCACATTATAAATTTAGAAAAGCTTATATTATACAAGGTAATGATCCTGCAAATTTACCGTTTCGTGCAAAATGGTATCCACTTGGACCGATCATAGCGCTTATTATGTGTGTTATCGTTATCATAGGACAAAACTACGAGTCATTT carries:
- a CDS encoding amino acid permease — protein: MDNLHEHKLKRGMSSRHLNMIAIGGAIGTGLFVASGNTIATAGPGGALLAYALIGFMVYLLMQSLGEMATYMPVAGSFEEYGTRFISPSFGFAIGWNYWFNWAITVAAELVAAAIIMKFWFPDVPSTLWSALFLSVIIIINYFSSGAFGESEFWFALIKVLAVLAFILLGLAMIFGIMNGHSGGFSNWTLISDSGESAPFVNGWFGILAVFMVAGFSFQGTELVAVAAGEAKNPEKSIPKAVNAIFWRILLFYIFAIAIIGTLVPFTDPNLLRNNETDIAQSPFTMVFDRAGIAFAASVMNAVIFTAIFSAGNSGLYSSTRMLYALAHSGKAPKIFGKTNKRGVPIYALIATAIIGAACFFTSFMGDGSAYSWLINASALAGFITWIGVAWAHYKFRKAYIIQGNDPANLPFRAKWYPLGPIIALIMCVIVIIGQNYESFMQGKDMVSLLTSYIGLYLFLGIWFIHKIMTKSKPVDLLKVDLSRNHHL